Genomic DNA from Salvia miltiorrhiza cultivar Shanhuang (shh) chromosome 1, IMPLAD_Smil_shh, whole genome shotgun sequence:
ggaggtggggcctcagtgccctgcgggtTAGCCGCTCCAACCGGGGTAGCTACAGTGGGGATGACAGACATCATCGGAGTTCCCAGTGCCTGACGCATATTAGCATAGCTGAGTAaagccatcatttgctctgctAGCCCGAAGTTAAGCGATCCCCCTCCAGACGTGGGGGCCAAGTTTGACAGATCCGAGCCCGGTGTTACTAGAGCAAACCTCTGGGCGTTGACGTTCAACCCTGTTGTCGGagtggctgagatagcctgaaaaCCCGGTGGCACAGTGAAGGTGGGGTTACCCTGAAGGCTGTTGAGCAGTGAGGTAGGCACCTCGGTAGTGATAGCAGCAGACTCGAACTCCTTCTTCAAGTTGCGgtgagcatcagaggatcccataGTACCTGCACATAATCAAAGTGAGAAGACATCTAGACAACAAATGGATAGATCCTCCCCTACTGATTGAAAACCCGATATGAGAAATTCCAAGCACCGGCGCAGAggccgttaaaaaattccccttAAGACAACTCCATGccctgggaaataaacccagggcatagattgaAACAATCAGAGCCCGAACAACAGAAATTTCCCTTGTAAACTCTTATCAAGATCCGGCAGAGGAAACAGAGTGTCCAGAGATAGACATAAACAGAACAACCACCAAGAAGCTTGTTAGCACAAAACGTTAAGCATGATATATAGCAAGGAATTTGCAAGAAAACGAACATCATAACCCGAAATTACCATGATCGTGTGCTATTTTAACCGCAAAAACCCAAAAACAACAGAGTTATCATGGCAATCAGCCGGATTAGTAATATAACGCGCTAAACAGGGCATATAACAAGGATTAGTCGAAGAAAACATGGAGCACACCAATAATTATCACCCTCAATCGAAATATAGCCGCAAATTAACAGTGCAAACCCAATCATCACAGAAACAGATCATTACCCCATAATCCACCGATAGAAAACGAAGATTAGCCACAAAAACACGAAAAATATCGACAATTATTAcccttaaacgaaaaacatCCACAAATCAACAACACAAGCTCAATCGCAGCAAAAATGGAATGTTAACCAACATTCTACCGAAGCGAAACCCCATAAATCGTCAACCAAAACCCAATTCAAGCAGAAACAGAGCGATACTCCACAATTCACAGGTATAAACGTCAGATCTATAAATAAAATCCCGATTCTACGAAGAAACTTTGTATTCACCCATAATTGAACCGATCAATCGGTAAATAAACCCATATCCCCCCGATTCCTGATTTACGGCTTtcaccacctttccccatgcaccaaaCACGCAATTAAAAACAGATCGTAAAGAATTAAAAGCACATCAACCCAAGAAAACGTAATTAGCAGCTCGAAATCATCTGGAtgtccgaattatcggctcAAATGGTACCGACACGCGCAAacccgattggaatttcagatctgcgtGCGCCGGCGTCCATAAACTCACATCCTAACTCagtagccttcccacagacggcgccagttggtgaatcaaggaccaacacctaatctacaAAGCGATAAATACGGACTATACCTAGTGTGAGTGATCGGAGAAGGCAAAGTAAACAATCGGAAAATTCAGAACGGAAGAAAAGTAGCAGTTGTATTCGAAAGTAAGAGATAGCGTAGATACAATGCACGAGCTCAGGTTCTATTTATAGACTACATAGGggggggcaaaatagtaaaatcaatGCTAAGGCATGCACTTGGCGTGATAGAGGGGCATGTCGGTAAATTTGCCTTCACGCGGGAAATCTCCCGCGTCTCTGGCGATTCCGCTGATGAAGACGGCTCCTCTGGTGAGAGctacttctctggcgagggtgacttctctggcgagggtgacttctctggtgtatAAGATGCCTTTAGCGAGTAAGAtccctctggtgaggatgatttcctctgacgagtgcGCTTCCTCTGCCATACTTATTCCGCTGGtggagtcgattcctctgatttgcatcatttccctactctgcacatatcactcctcatcacaataataataataataatattttttttacttgcgtCCATAACACAATTTTGCTTCCTGACTTGCGTCCATATATGACATAATTAAATTTGTAGGATTTATAGCATGATATCCTATCTATCCATATAATATGATTAAtcgttaaaaagaaaaatagcattCCAATGcaattaaatgatattgtatgaCGATGTAAAATTCCTATATACATATCAACACAataatatatacaaaaatataaaaacactAATATTGTACTacgtaataaaaaaaattaagataatttgtatataaaataattattaattataatttaaaacttTCACAACACAACTCAagtaaattaaatagaaaagcTATTTGATAATTGATGTCTTAGGATCAATTCCTTCAAGAATCAGTTATTTTTTcgtatttttttcatttttattttcttgttttgtatcttcaatttattttattaaatattcttctaatattttctttcattttttttatatatacaatgTGTGACGCTCGCTCTTCTTAGTTAGTTATATATCTATTCATATTGAAATTTGAGCGTTGAAATCCAATTTTTCCTAATATGTGGTTATTCTACTACATTATAATTTATGTGATAATTAAACAATGTGGTTAATGTAAGAGACTCTTCATATTATTAGTAGGGCCGTAAATGGGTACCTAAAGTTTGAGGATCGAATCAATATGAAACGAATCAATGttaagtttttatttgttataagtACAAAATTGTATTTTGTGATATAAATTTGCATACTatcctattaattaattaattttataaatgttAACgatgatttaattttaaaagaTTGTACCATGCATTGCATTGACATAACTTCTAACATAAACACTAAATATTCTTGTATATTTTatgtcatttatatttatttttatttttcttgttctGTATGTACGTATGATCGATGTAAGATTGTTTTATTATCTGTACTATTCTTGTAAGATTGTTTTGGAATTAAAATCCAAaacataagaaaataattacaaacaaacatattttttttttttttgcttgcaAGTGAAATTGGAATCAAGCCATTTATTTTTTCAGTAttttaatttactatatataatCACTTCTAAAGACTAAATACTCTTCATATAAAATCCTTTAAGAAGCAATATTTTTTTcgtattttttcatttatattttcttattttgtatcttcaatttattttattaaatattattctaatatttttttatttatattatatatatatatattcatattgaAATTTGAGCATTAGAATCCAGTTTTTACTAATATGTTGTTATTTTACTACATTATTATAGTTTTATGTAATCACTTCTAAAGATTTTATAATCTTCATCGAAAAACACatgatgaaataaatatttttaaatttttaaacaaaGATATAATGgacaattattaaataatttcatttttttgttattaacaaataattttatttattatcaacAAAGTATACTTACATCCATTATTaagaaaaagttaaaaattctttattttcatttttattaaaaacatatatcaTGGATTAATATTAACAAATAAGTATTTTTGTTATAAAATAACATTTagaaattcattatttttggctttttaaataaatatataatgaatcattaactttttatatttggaataaaatatgaaaatatatacatacatagtTAATAAtgaatacaaatataattaaatatttattctaTAAATAATTTTAGAATATCCGATTTTCTACCTATTAATTACAAGCAATTAATactgttaaaaaaaattagaagcaATTAATAAATATTGTTGACTAAGAACACTAAATATTGgtttaatgaaaataatattgatTCATGTTATGTATACCTTAAACCATCGCCATCGTGGATCATTGCAATCTGCGGGAACAGCCTCTGGCTTGGCTAGGAACAAGTCATGAAGCCGAATAATAGCACCTAATACGACATGTACGTAGTGCGATATTGTTTGACCGGATCTCCAAAAGTCGAACCGAATAACTCTATTTTTTTATGATGGGCTAAAATTGAAAGAAACATTGCTACTTGTTCCTCAACGGTAACGAAACGGCCGTTAACCAAACCCTCCTATTCTCgcaaaataataaaaagccTAGCAAAAGTCCTACGGTCCATTCGAAGGTTGGAAATGCAGTCAACATCGTTAAGACCAACTAAACGGCTTAAATGTTTTTCTTGGTCGGGAAACTTACGTATTATCTCATATTTTAGGGCTCCCGAATCACGCCTTCTTTTGCCTAACCTAGTCTTATGATAATACACAAATAACATAGCCACTTGTATCACATGAACTCGCAATATTTCTTGCAACAAAACAAATTGCATATCACGCATACGACTATCTTCCTTTctaggcatttttgaaatcaatgGTAGAAATAGCAGGTATTTTAAGAGCCTAGTATCAAAGAAAAATTTGGCCAGTATTAACCTCTGCGGTTTGCATTAATCAATATAATGTGTATcacataaaaaaacaaaaaacaagtaCCAGAACAGAGCATTATATTCATTGCAATTCGAAGTCCCAAGTTCTAATTAGCCCTAAGCTTGTCATCAAATACAGCAAAATGCATTTCCCAAATTACGCATGAGCATATTTTGATATGGACACACATCAGTTCTAAAATGATGCCAACAACTAACTGAAATTGAATGGAAATAGGTCCCTAATCTGCAAATCCTTATCAAGAAATACACAGTGAACATAATTTGGCGCAAGGAACTCACCTTTGTGGTTATCGGGTTTGTGAAGACATTCCTCTTTATATTTCCCTACATTCGTGGTCACAAATAAATGAAATAGGAATTAAATCCAAGGATTGCAAAAATGGTGGAACGAAATAAATCAAATGACATATAAACCCAGACGGATGCAAGCATGCAAGGTGTTTTGGAAATCTAATATTTGACGCTGAAATcacaaatacaataaaatagtGTGAACCCTAAAATACACAAAATCGAGAGCAGTCAAAATCGCGAAGTTGATTTATTGGGTaaacatcaattttttcattgtACCAGATACGAATCGTAAAATTAATGATGTGAAAAAAGATCCCCACAATCGAAAAACCACAGACGAACGAAATTTTGCTTTTTTCTTCGCTAGTCCTGACCTGATTTGGAAGACGACGCTGATTCCCCAATGTTGCTGTTCCACCAGCTCTCCAGATTTCCGATGAGAAGGTTTGGTTGCCGTTGGATATTTTCGCCCACAAATCTTCAGAGACAAATGGAATGGGAAACGATGGAGGAGGTGGGAAGTTAGGGCAAAAAAATGTTCATCGAAAACAGTGAAAATGGTAGAAAAATTTAAGCCAGATTCGCGATGCAAAATCAATCGGAaggggggaggtggtattattaaacGGGGTTATTCTTGAAAATTAAGGCCGGGCCCTGTATTAAACCTAGGCCATCCACATAAGTCTAACAGAATACCAAACACCGCATAAATCTGGATTAACTTTACTTATACAGGGTATAACCCAATACCAAACACACCCTAATGGAATTGACTTCTAGGAAAAGATTTAGGAGAGTGGTTGGCGGCAAGACTAAGATTTTAGATGAAAATAGCCCCATCTTCGGCTAGGGTAATTTAAGATTAAAACAAAATGGTCTAATGGCTTGTAAATTCACGAACtttagcaaaaatttatttttaacatattctttcaaaattttaatataatagaCTAACTTTAACTCGTTGTTCAATTATAACAACAATCAAATCTCCGACGAATTAGAAACACACGTGGCTTCTAGTTTCGGAGTCCAGATCTGGTGCGTCTCTCGCTTCATACACGAGCCACAGAGCACCCAAATCCTCCGCTACTTCCGCTAGGCCGCCGCGCCGAATGAGGGTTTTCAGGGAGGGCGCGCGGCGGAGGAGGATGAAGGAGATGAGGGTTTGAAGAGGAACATAGGAGAAGAAGAATTTGAAGAAGAATTTCAAAGAGGGAAAGGAACCATGAGGCGGCGGAGGAAGAAGGAGGGCTGCAAGCCTAGATCTGCAAATCGTGGAGGAAGAGGGAGGGCGACGGGCGACGAAAatcgtggaagaagagagagtgTGGCGGGTGGAAGAGAGAGTGCGGCGGGGCGACGAAATAAGAGAAAGGGCCACGGGCCTAGATCTGCAAATCGTGGAGGAAGAAAGAGCGCGGCGGGCGACAGAAATCATGGAGGAAGATGGAGTGTGGCGGAAGGAAGAAAGAGTGCGGCGGGGTGGCGGAGGAAGAGGGAGGGCCGACTAGGCGGTgaaaaacgacgacgttttaaACTTCTCTAAAACGTTGCGTATTATTCATCGGCGAACAATTACAAAAGCGTGTGCCGGGAAGCCACGTTAGTGCCACGTGTGTTTTTAAGTCGCCGAAGATTTAATGATTGTTAAAATCGAACAAAGGGTCAAAATTGGtatattaaattgaaattttgaaaaaacatgttaaaaataaattttcgcTAAAGTTCGTGAATTTACAAGCAATTAACCCAAACAAAATTAAACTTTCCTATTTAAATTATAAGTATGAAGAGCACTACCCATTTGAAATATCCAATCTCGATTAATTTCGTTATTTCGGTTAGATAAATTTAAAGAACTTTGTATATTCATTATATTAGTACATTTATTTAGGTAGCTCACATTAATACTTCATTCAAAGAAGCGGCGCtggcactacaaaaaaaatcaccttTGAAGACATCTAAAAATGTCATAATAAAATACTTATCTCAACATTTGATCTATCACAACATTTATTTATGGTGTCGCGTGTATTGGTGTAGCTAAAGGGTAAGTACATATCCAGACACAACTATAGGTCGTGATAAATAACCTATTACAACACCAATCATTTGGATCAATACAATTTACCATCATTTTCTTGTGTCGCTAAAAACATTTTACATTCTACAATATATACTTATTATGTgcccaatttcaaattgataATGCTAATAATTTCTAAATTAgtataaaatgaaaacaaaatagCAAAAAGACGTGTTTGCCTAAAACATTAATATTATAATCATTTCGAACATAAGTCAAATTCTGTTACAATTATAAATGATAAATAAACTAGAAGAATTAAACCAATAGATGTTATCTTATCTGCTAGAAAAATAGCTCTAAATCCTATCAACTAtctccaaaagaaaagaaaattagagTAGGTTGTCGGCAACAGATGGCACTCTCCAAATTTCTCTGGTGAGAAACTTGGTTACAATCTTGACTACAAGAATTTGATATTTTGATAACTTCTGtacctgaaaaaaaaaattatggcacTTTAGATTTCAAACATCTaattccaataattaaatatgaataAAGAAATCGAAAgtcggaaaaaaataaaataatatgtaTGGGGTGAAGCATTTTCTAGTGTCAtaattgacacaatattgccaCACAAGTCTAACTATGTTGTTATAGTATTCAtcgattttatataaattaatattaaaagatAAGATGTCGTAATAGAAGTCTTATCTAGACATACATGTTATATGTCGTAAGAGGGGTGTAGTAATAGCCATATTTTGTTGTAGTGTGGCCGCTTAAATAGTGGAAATACAAATCTTTGTAATTAAAGTTGACAAACATTTTTGTTTGCTTCGCCTAATAATTTGTTTATAATTCAAAAACCTTCATTCTGTTCATGTGAAATGAAAGATTTTACtttttcccctaaaaaaaagaAAGCTTCGGACTTTATaaagatttatttttctttctcaaatgTTTCAAAAGTATAGACTAATTCTAAAAAATGATGATAATTTTTAACTCTTTTTTAACTcaattttccatcattttcacatattcattatattataaaattttctcTGAACATAGTGAAATATTTTTCATGTAGCTCATTtccactcattttctctccaatcTTATCTTTGGGTAGTGGtgtgaaattattttataatattttctcatttttcatttctaGTAAATATATGAGGGATTCCCAAGTTCCCTTTCGCCTCcgtctgccgccgccgcccgatTCCCTTTCGCCTCCGTCTGCTGCCGCCGCCCGATTCCCTTTCGCCTCCGTCTGCTGCCGCCGCCCGATTCCCTTTCGCCTCCGTAGCATCCGGTCGCCGTCGACCCAGGCCGTCTGGTTTGGATCTGGGCAGTGGTCTCACCTGTCGCCGCCCGAACTTTGGGAAGATCTCGGCACAGCCTCCGTTGCAGACGACTTCTCGGTGGCTTCAACCAGGTGGAGCTCCAGATCCGGTGCCTTCCGCCGCGGCCCTCAGCCCGGTCGGCACCGCCTCTGCGCGGCACGGCGGCAGGCCTCCCGCTCCTCAGCTCAGGCGCACCGTGACTGTCTGATGGCTTGAGAGCAGCGACGCCATTTGGTGATGCGGTGGAAGAGAGGCGAAGGGGAATCAGAAATTGATTTCACGAAATTGCAGGAGTGAAACGGCTGCAAACGGCGACCTCGGCGACCTCACGCCGCTGATTCCGATGGCGTCAAAAGGCGGCACTGGCCCCTCGAGCGTTGGTTGGTTCCCGCCGCCGTCTTTGGCTTTCGGTGGACTCAGTTCATCGGGCGACAGAGGTGCGCTCAATCTGCCGGTCGTCTCTACAAATTTTCTCCCAAATACTCATCGTTCCTCCTTCGTTGTTGGAGAGCACTCCGAGACCGCTTCTCTGGATCGAAGTTCGGGTGTTACTACTCTCCCTACGATGGCCCCCCGTCTGCTCCGAAGGTGTCGCCTCCTCCTCAGCCGAATGCCTCTTTTGCAGATAAGCTGAAGGCTAGGGATGGCAGTTCGACAGAGCAAGTTTCCAAACCTTGGGACGTCCCCGCTCATGACTATACAATCCTCCGGCCGGAGTTGGTGGATCTCAAGCGTTGCCTTGTTTTGGACCCTTCTTTCCACCAAAGACAAGTCCGGCGTTTCGCCCATGCGGTTCGCGGCCGACTGATCCTCCGCAAAGGTGATTCACCTCGGTTTGCAGCGGATCTTTGGGAGGAACTTCAGCAGCTTTGGAAACCGTCTGCTGGTTGGTCGATTCATCCTCTCGGAAAAAggttttttcacttttaatttcaCAACCGACGAGGATAAAGCAGCGGCTTTCAATAAAACGACTTGGCGTCTACGCTCAGGTATACTACATCTCCAGGCCTGGGTGCCGAATTTTGATCCCTACAAAGCGCCTTCTACCCTTGTTCAGGTATGGATTAGAATCTTTAACTTGCCGcatgaatattggcacccagaggttctttccggggtcgcacgagaagtgggtacgcctatcttgattgatggtcagtctgcacaggctcatgtgggtcactttgctagaattcttgttgaattagatgtttcggctgatattcctgaggctttagatattaagtgtggcgacattgattttactgtcaagtttcgatatgagaatttgccttaTTACTGCTCCGTTTGCAATGTTGTGGGACATACTGCTAACCAATGCAGAAGGAGTAAAACGACCACGATCGAGGAGGGCTTTACGGAACATCAGGGCCGGGAAAGTGGTCAGTCCAAGGTAGATGACCACAGGGTTGATCCTCGTCCCTACAACGGAAATCAGGAATCTCCAACAAGGGTTGGACCTTTAGCTTTAGCTGAGGTTGGACAGAAACTGTCTTCAGATCCTACCTCATCCAATCCCTTTGCTGTGTTGGTTTCTCTTGAGTTGCAAGATGAACAGAGACTTGTTGGTAATGATAACATGGACAAGCCGCCTTCTGATGGAGGCCGAGCTTCAGATGCTTGCATCCCTCAGGACAGTCAGGGTAGAACGGATAGGGAACAGCCTGAGTCAGATGACGAAAAGAGCCAAATTGAGATAGTTGAGCAGGAACACGAGAGGACTTCTGCACCTCTGGTTGTTCAGCCACTTGCTGTTATGACTGACAACAACGCTGTGCTAACTTTGACTGGGACGACAGGACCCATTTCTCGTAcacgagggcgtccgaaaggggctatcaccaagaaggggagagtttctgattcttctatcaagcacagGCTCCGCCGTATCATAATCAATGGCATGTCTTCGGATTTCCAAAACTCAGCACGCCGTGATGATATGCATGGCCCAGGTCTTGACACTTCTACGcctgtggagttcctgaataAAGTGAAGTATGCTCAGTTTGTAGGACAGAtactgcaaaactttgtgatcaactcctctaactctaccgatgcaacccatgctatgtcggttgtggcctcttcaaaaatgaagaaaaaatggggcgatatgttggacgatgaagaggacgatgttttagacgaggacgacccgcttaaaatgttctcttagtcttggtttcttttttggttacccggggtttcttgcgggtgcttttgcttgtttccttttgtatctggtctctcttttttttttttttttcttattaataaaatttctatttcagcatttctagtaaatatatatgataaataaaatgagaaaaatataatatcttTTCATATTTTGTTGTCCATCATTTTCCTATTAAAACAttacaaccaaagtaaacgcaaacttaattaacactaacaTTAATGAATTATGAACACAACTTCTTTTGTGCGTACATCCACACGGTGCAGACCACTAACATATTCTAACATGATATTTGTAAGTATCCTATTAGAGTGTGACACTTACAAATGTTCTATTAAGctgcgttctctttgatggaaaaatggtggaatacatatattttctctctttttccatTCTTTTCACACGTTCTCTTAGTTGAAAAATTATCCTCGGGCAGAAAGGAAATTCTTTCCATGCAACCCATTTTCCACCTTTTCACTCCaatttatgataatattatcactagttataggtgtgataatatttttttttcatattgtaCATTTTTATGATCTTTCAATTTTACCCTCACAATATACTTTCTCTTAGGGCTGGCAAATCGTGCATGTTAGGTCGTTATCGGGTCAACACGATAACGACACGACACAACACGAATACAAATGCGACACGAAAACTATAGCAACACGATTTGAATCATGTTCACACGACACGATAACGATACGAAAACGACAAGATCTAgtaaaaatttgataaaaaacgACCCGATAAAAATacgataaaataaaaattaaaataaataagaaagggTATGAAATTTGTGTTGCTTAGCGATAGAACAAAGGAcgatattagaaaaaaaaaaaaaaagttttcaaATGGTCAAAACTCCTAactttaaaataagaattaaaataaatatttaataaaaataaaatattaattttaatgaattacACAAACCTGACACAAAATTATTGTGTCCTTATTAGGTCGACACGAACTCGATAAGGGTTGAcactaacccattaatttcgtgcggTTTTGTATCGTGTTTTCATGTCGTGTCCAAAATTGTCAGTCCTACTTTTTCCATCCCAATAATAACGTCCCAAAAATATGGGAAcgcaaattaagaaaatatagataaagtaaatgatAAGAAAGATAGAGATATCAGGCATCCACTGTGGTGCTGCGCCATAGTGGTGCCACATGTGTGTCACCTCAACAACTACCTCTACCCTATATTTTCTCCACTATAGCACTACATCCTTTTTAACTATTCATGGACCACACTATCATTATTACTTTTAccacaacatatatatatatatatatatatatatatatattatgtattttcatttttattttatattttactttaataaatttaatataattatatgaataaataatttatttaattaataaaatataatgctaaaattaatataataatacttaaaaaattgtaaattgaaacacgatttttattattgaaaataacaTTCTTACAacacacaactaaaattaaaagttccaaaaaaaGTACATaacaacataatttaaatatcaaacaaacacacacatataatGGCACTAATCATCGCCGAATCGTACCCACACGTGCTCAACCAAGTCGGATCGAAGTTgatgatgtattttttttttcacgaaCTCTAGGACCTCTCATGAGGTACTCATTGAATCCTCTAACTGAACCGGGATTTATTTCTCCTGCAATATTGTTGCTCGAGACGTACTTGGTTCATCTTCAACCCATTGGCATGCCATTTCCCCTTCAtcttcaattatcatattatgtAAAATAATGCAAGCATACATAATGTCAGTGATGTTTTCTTTATACCAGAGGCGACTCGGACCTCTAATCATTGCCCAACGAGCTTGGAGAACCCCAAATGCGCGCTCAACATCCTTTCTCGCAGCTTCTTGCATTTCCTTGAACTTCCTTCTTTTTGGATCTTGAGGATGTTGGAAGCTCTTGACAAAAGTTGCCCACTCAGGATATATACCGTCTGTTAGGTAGTATCCATGGGCATATTGCGTGCCATTTACTGTGAATGAGATGGACGGTGCTTGCCCTTGTAGAACGTCGTTGAATAGTGTAGACTGATTAAGCACGTTTATATCATTGTTTGACCCTGCAACTCCAAAAAAAGCATGCCAGATCCACAAATCTTGAGATGCAACCGCCTCAAGCATAATTGTTGGGACTCCATGATCGCCACGGGTGAATTGGCCTTTCCATGCTACTGGGCAATTTTTCCATGTCCAGTGCATACTATCATCCTCCATGTATTGGCGCGTGTACTCTTCCATAAAGGCTTCAGCTGCAGATGCAGCTGTTTCTTCAACATCACGctcagaagaagatgaagacatAAGTCGTTTGTTTTGATGTTATGAAGATATATATTGGATATGAGAGAATTGTTCTTCGTAGATGATGAGAATGAAGTATATGgtacatatatttataataactAAGAGGTAACCGTTGGAGAAGGCAACGGTtactttctaaattaatatgACCGTTGGAGAAAGCAACGGTtactttctaaattaatatgACCCTTCGAGAAGTCAAAGGTTACTTTGGAAATTAATATGACCCTTCGAGAAATCAACTATTATTGAAACAAGTACATTTTATTGAAAGATAAATTTAACGGTTACACACAACACAGTTacagaattaaaaataaatcctaGTGGATACAAGATAACACAACTAATTATCATCTTCCCATTTTTTCAGTAT
This window encodes:
- the LOC131006605 gene encoding uncharacterized protein LOC131006605, encoding MSSSSSERDVEETAASAAEAFMEEYTRQYMEDDSMHWTWKNCPVAWKGQFTRGDHGVPTIMLEAVASQDLWIWHAFFGVAGSNNDINVLNQSTLFNDVLQGQAPSISFTVNGTQYAHGYYLTDGIYPEWATFVKSFQHPQDPKRRKFKEMQEAARKDVERAFGVLQARWAMIRGPSRLWYKENITDIMYACIILHNMIIEDEGEMACQWVEDEPSTSRATILQEK